A single Acidobacteriota bacterium DNA region contains:
- a CDS encoding iron-sulfur cluster assembly accessory protein: MPEIDFPSPPAPTPAPSQVPGTLHVTAKAVRMIKLTREDEGLSSDHGLRVAVRGGGCSGFEYALDFETNQRETDEVFEYEGLQVYVDPISARYLKGTTIDYQLGVAGTGFKFSNPKAVGTCGCGSSFAV, translated from the coding sequence ATGCCAGAGATCGACTTTCCGTCCCCACCCGCTCCCACCCCGGCGCCTTCCCAGGTGCCGGGGACACTGCACGTGACCGCCAAGGCGGTGCGGATGATCAAGCTCACCCGCGAGGACGAGGGTCTGTCTTCGGACCACGGCCTGCGAGTCGCGGTCCGGGGCGGCGGCTGCAGCGGTTTCGAGTACGCGCTCGACTTCGAGACGAACCAGCGCGAGACGGACGAGGTCTTCGAGTACGAGGGCCTGCAGGTCTACGTCGACCCGATCAGCGCCCGCTACCTCAAGGGCACGACGATCGACTACCAGCTCGGCGTCGCGGGTACCGGGTTCAAGTTCTCGAACCCCAAGGCCGTCGGCACCTGCGGCTGCGGGTCGTCGTTCGCGGTTTAG
- the ileS gene encoding isoleucine--tRNA ligase, translated as MSRDPAFPPVPGGYPFPELERETLEFWRRERVFETSLESRDESGQKEFSFYEGPPTANNVPHVGHVVTRVVKDLYPRFRTMTGRRVPRKGGWDTHGLPVEIEVEKQLGFSGKQQIEDYGIEKFNSACLESVSAYERQWRRMTERVGYWLDMDGAYLTYRNAYIESEWWALAELWKKDLLYEGRKIQPYCARCGTTLSSHEVAQNYRDTEDPSIWVRFPLRPGQSIAGEFSTDRPVDIVAWTTTPWTLLSHAGIAVHPDLTYRAVEDPTDPERLLLIADGLEQPVPVLLPGDGKPTRVDLREAGTVARFSGRSLEGLLYDRPFAVEPHRSYRPAEVSDSAGFRILLADYVTLAEGTGAVHSAPLFGEDDLRSGREYGLPEFQAIDVEGRVALDSAGSAQDPATQDLIDEINGEWFKDADRAIVRALRQRGRLLHGERRGHSYPFCWRCDQPLLYYATTSWFVRTTAARDRLIEKNRQVNWHPEHVGQGRFGDWLENVVDWALSRSRYWGTPLPVWKCANCNAVDVVGSFEELFRKVGRPLPEDPYDRVCFDPHRPFIDNDFQWPCTTSGCTGTRKRVEYVIDAWFDSGAMPFAQYHYPFENEEIFRSRFPADFISEAVDQTRGWFYTLHVLGCLLFDSPAYRNCIVLGHVNDENGRKMSKRLGNVVEPMEVLAETGADALRWYFCVNNPEQPSRFSARLVREAAQTFLLPLWNALSFFVIYANLDGWRPGRAEIPFDERGSLDRWILLRLYRLVRTTTNHLQAYRTAPAARGIETFLDELTNWYIRRSRDRFWAASEDEGTGAGGAGADKESAYETLYEVLTTIRLLIAPFVPFVAEELHRRLVSSQGEGSVSCHLESWPEPPADRSDERLEAAMATVLQVARNGRSARNANGIKVRQPLRTVTLVSADPELEGLVAPYVDLLQDELNVHEVRWAADSSEYVSFDVVPHYPKCGPRFGRAMPAVRSALAARGGLELKRELDQSGRIAIAVDGETVHLEPDEVEVRLEERPGVAVHGDSELLVAIDVELDEELIAEGLAREVVHRVQSRRRAADLDYADRIAVHYRAAEDVEAAIDVHREWICGETLAVTLQAVNGDSPDGLEEAPIEGRAFALAIEVRPQ; from the coding sequence GTGTCCAGGGATCCCGCTTTTCCGCCCGTTCCCGGCGGCTATCCCTTCCCCGAGCTCGAGCGCGAGACGCTGGAGTTCTGGCGTCGCGAGCGCGTGTTCGAAACCTCTCTTGAATCTCGCGACGAGAGCGGGCAAAAGGAGTTCTCCTTCTACGAGGGGCCGCCGACCGCGAACAACGTGCCCCACGTCGGCCACGTCGTCACCCGGGTGGTGAAGGACCTCTATCCGCGCTTTCGCACCATGACCGGGCGGCGCGTTCCGCGCAAGGGCGGCTGGGACACGCATGGCCTACCCGTCGAGATCGAGGTCGAGAAGCAGCTCGGCTTCTCCGGCAAGCAGCAGATCGAGGACTACGGGATCGAGAAGTTCAACAGCGCCTGCCTCGAGAGCGTCAGCGCCTACGAGCGGCAGTGGCGGCGGATGACCGAGCGAGTCGGCTACTGGCTCGACATGGACGGCGCCTACCTGACCTACAGGAACGCCTACATCGAGTCGGAGTGGTGGGCGCTGGCCGAACTCTGGAAGAAGGATCTGCTCTACGAAGGCCGGAAGATCCAGCCCTACTGCGCCCGCTGCGGCACCACCCTGTCGAGCCATGAAGTGGCGCAGAACTACCGCGACACCGAGGATCCTTCGATCTGGGTGCGCTTCCCGCTGCGACCCGGCCAGTCCATCGCGGGCGAGTTCAGCACCGACCGGCCGGTCGACATCGTCGCCTGGACGACGACGCCGTGGACCCTGCTTTCCCACGCCGGCATCGCGGTGCATCCCGACCTGACCTACCGCGCCGTGGAAGACCCGACGGATCCGGAACGGCTGCTGCTCATCGCCGACGGCCTCGAGCAACCGGTCCCCGTGCTTCTGCCCGGCGACGGCAAGCCGACGCGAGTCGATCTCCGGGAAGCCGGCACCGTCGCGCGTTTCTCCGGCCGGTCCCTGGAAGGCCTGCTCTACGACCGGCCCTTCGCGGTCGAACCGCACCGCTCCTACCGGCCCGCCGAGGTGTCGGACAGCGCCGGCTTCCGCATCCTGCTCGCCGACTACGTGACCCTCGCCGAGGGTACGGGCGCCGTGCACAGTGCGCCGCTGTTCGGCGAGGACGACCTCCGCAGCGGTCGCGAGTACGGCCTGCCCGAGTTCCAGGCCATCGACGTGGAGGGAAGGGTCGCGCTCGACTCGGCCGGAAGCGCCCAGGACCCGGCGACTCAGGACCTGATCGACGAGATCAACGGCGAGTGGTTCAAGGACGCCGACCGGGCGATTGTCCGTGCGTTGCGGCAACGGGGCCGGCTCCTCCACGGCGAGCGCCGCGGTCACAGCTACCCCTTCTGCTGGCGCTGCGACCAGCCGCTCCTGTACTACGCGACGACGAGCTGGTTCGTCCGCACCACCGCCGCCCGCGACCGGTTGATCGAGAAGAACCGTCAGGTCAACTGGCATCCGGAGCATGTCGGCCAGGGCCGGTTCGGCGACTGGCTCGAGAACGTCGTCGACTGGGCCCTGTCGCGCAGCCGCTACTGGGGCACGCCGTTGCCGGTCTGGAAGTGCGCGAACTGCAATGCTGTGGACGTCGTCGGCTCGTTCGAGGAGCTCTTCCGCAAGGTGGGCCGGCCCCTGCCGGAGGACCCCTACGACCGCGTCTGCTTCGACCCGCACCGGCCCTTCATCGACAACGACTTCCAGTGGCCGTGCACGACGTCGGGCTGCACCGGCACAAGGAAGCGGGTCGAGTACGTGATCGACGCCTGGTTCGACTCGGGCGCCATGCCCTTCGCTCAGTACCACTACCCGTTCGAGAACGAGGAGATCTTCCGCTCGCGCTTCCCGGCGGACTTCATCTCCGAGGCGGTCGACCAGACCCGGGGCTGGTTCTACACCCTGCACGTCCTGGGCTGCCTGCTGTTCGACAGCCCCGCCTACCGCAACTGCATCGTTCTCGGTCACGTGAACGACGAGAACGGCCGCAAGATGTCCAAGCGCCTCGGCAACGTGGTCGAGCCGATGGAGGTGCTGGCCGAGACCGGCGCCGACGCGCTCCGCTGGTACTTCTGCGTCAACAACCCCGAGCAGCCGTCGCGGTTCTCGGCGCGCCTGGTGCGCGAGGCGGCCCAGACTTTCCTGCTGCCGCTGTGGAACGCCCTGTCGTTCTTCGTGATCTACGCGAACCTCGACGGCTGGCGACCCGGGCGCGCGGAGATTCCGTTCGACGAGCGAGGGTCGCTGGACCGCTGGATCCTGCTCCGGCTCTACCGGCTGGTCCGCACCACCACCAATCACCTCCAGGCCTACCGCACGGCGCCCGCCGCGCGCGGCATCGAGACCTTCCTGGACGAGTTGACGAACTGGTACATCCGGCGCAGCCGCGACCGCTTCTGGGCGGCCAGTGAGGACGAAGGGACCGGCGCCGGCGGAGCGGGCGCGGACAAGGAAAGCGCCTACGAAACCCTCTACGAGGTGCTGACGACGATCCGCCTGCTGATCGCGCCGTTCGTGCCCTTCGTCGCCGAGGAGCTCCACCGGCGCCTCGTCTCGAGCCAGGGCGAGGGTAGCGTCAGTTGCCACCTCGAGTCCTGGCCCGAACCGCCCGCGGACCGCAGCGACGAGCGCCTCGAGGCGGCGATGGCCACCGTGCTCCAGGTTGCCCGCAACGGCCGCTCCGCACGAAACGCGAACGGCATCAAGGTCCGCCAGCCGCTTCGCACCGTCACCCTGGTCAGCGCCGACCCGGAACTCGAAGGACTCGTCGCGCCTTACGTCGACCTGCTCCAGGACGAGCTGAACGTGCACGAGGTTCGCTGGGCGGCGGACAGTTCGGAGTACGTGTCCTTCGATGTCGTGCCGCACTACCCGAAGTGCGGGCCCCGGTTCGGCCGCGCCATGCCGGCGGTGCGATCGGCCCTCGCCGCCCGCGGCGGCCTGGAGCTGAAGCGGGAACTCGATCAGTCCGGGCGCATCGCGATCGCGGTCGACGGCGAGACGGTTCACCTGGAACCCGACGAAGTCGAGGTGCGGCTTGAGGAGCGGCCCGGCGTGGCCGTCCACGGCGACAGCGAGCTGCTGGTCGCCATCGACGTCGAGCTGGACGAAGAACTGATCGCCGAGGGCCTGGCGCGGGAAGTCGTGCACCGGGTCCAGAGCCGGCGGCGCGCCGCGGACCTCGACTACGCGGACCGCATCGCCGTTCACTACCGGGCCGCCGAGGACGTCGAAGCGGCGATCGACGTGCACCGCGAGTGGATCTGCGGCGAGACGCTCGCCGTCACCCTGCAGGCGGTGAACGGCGACAGCCCCGACGGCCTGGAAGAAGCGCCGATCGAAGGGCGTGCCTTCGCCCTGGCGATCGAAGTGCGGCCCCAGTGA
- a CDS encoding phosphomannomutase/phosphoglucomutase, whose amino-acid sequence MAGIFKAYDVRGLYPGQLNEELARRIGMAFERLVTLEGDQGAALPRTVVVSRDMRDHSVPLSAALCAGLTSAGLDVLDIGLATTPMNYFATGHLGAAGGIQVTASHNAAEYNGLKFSLAGAVPVSGDHGIPIIERHALGEEPAPAAGPGRVETRSIETEYAEHVLSFLDRSFEATGAPKLRLAADAANGMGTIYRPLLEACGVELLPLYFELDGTFPNHEANPLLPENLRDLSHLVVKRKADLGVSFDGDGDRAAFVDERGEPIGSDLITALIAGQMLQRESGGAVIHDIRSSRAVPEYIREHGGTPLPERVGHSFVKATMRRTGAIFGGELAGHYYFRQNYCADSSILAVVAVLNLLRRSGRSLSEITAPLRRYAKSSEINFEVEDKDGTMEALVQRYATEGGGALDRLDGIRIDFDDWWFNVRPSNTEPLLRLVLEASTPEELAARQAELTAQLGDPI is encoded by the coding sequence ATGGCAGGGATCTTCAAGGCGTACGACGTGCGCGGCCTCTACCCAGGGCAGTTGAACGAGGAGCTGGCGCGGCGGATCGGCATGGCGTTCGAGCGCCTGGTCACGCTCGAGGGCGACCAGGGCGCGGCCCTGCCGCGCACCGTCGTGGTCAGCCGCGACATGCGCGACCACAGCGTGCCGCTCTCCGCCGCGCTCTGCGCCGGACTCACCTCAGCCGGTCTCGACGTACTCGACATCGGCCTCGCCACGACGCCCATGAACTACTTCGCCACCGGCCACCTGGGCGCCGCGGGCGGCATTCAGGTCACGGCCAGCCACAACGCCGCCGAGTACAACGGCCTCAAGTTCAGCCTCGCCGGCGCCGTGCCGGTGTCCGGCGACCACGGCATCCCGATCATCGAGCGGCACGCGCTGGGCGAGGAGCCGGCGCCGGCCGCTGGCCCCGGCCGGGTCGAGACGAGAAGCATCGAGACGGAGTACGCCGAACACGTCCTCTCCTTCCTCGACCGCTCGTTCGAGGCAACCGGCGCTCCGAAGCTGCGGTTAGCCGCGGACGCCGCGAACGGCATGGGCACGATCTACCGGCCCCTGCTCGAGGCCTGCGGCGTGGAGCTGTTGCCGCTCTACTTCGAGCTCGACGGTACCTTCCCGAACCACGAAGCGAACCCGCTGCTGCCCGAGAACCTCCGCGACCTCAGCCATCTCGTCGTCAAACGGAAGGCCGACCTGGGCGTCAGCTTCGACGGCGACGGCGACCGCGCCGCCTTCGTCGACGAACGCGGCGAACCGATCGGCTCCGACCTGATCACCGCCCTGATCGCCGGCCAGATGCTCCAGCGCGAGTCGGGCGGCGCCGTGATCCACGACATCCGCTCCTCCCGAGCGGTTCCCGAGTACATCCGCGAGCACGGCGGCACGCCACTGCCGGAACGGGTCGGCCACTCCTTCGTCAAGGCGACGATGCGGCGCACGGGCGCGATCTTCGGCGGCGAGCTCGCCGGCCACTACTACTTCCGCCAGAACTACTGCGCCGACAGCTCGATCCTGGCCGTGGTCGCGGTCCTCAACCTGCTCCGCCGCTCCGGCAGGTCCTTGTCCGAGATCACCGCACCCCTTCGCCGCTACGCCAAGAGCAGCGAGATCAACTTCGAGGTCGAGGACAAGGACGGCACGATGGAAGCCCTGGTCCAGCGCTACGCCACCGAAGGCGGCGGCGCGCTCGACCGCCTCGACGGCATCCGGATCGACTTCGACGACTGGTGGTTCAACGTCCGCCCCTCGAACACCGAACCCCTGCTGCGGCTCGTCCTGGAGGCCTCGACCCCTGAAGAACTTGCCGCCCGCCAGGCCGAACTGACGGCGCAGCTAGGCGATCCGATCTAG
- a CDS encoding alpha/beta fold hydrolase — translation MARSANQESRRLIRKRLTNGLVIGGIALGAPALFNAIVARKAGRLPRPRWGSTRHIEVDGRRVAFVHLESPSRGGKPPMVLLHTFGPGHTGLLWRETAERLARSHDCFVPDWLGWGDSERTNRRYTAELYIDLLGRFLQEVVGERAVLVAPHRAAAYAVEAALNVPDLVAALALVGPQGIGAEVTDERSDPVIHALLRAPVLGRSALNLVTGERALETHLRRETLFGAEGLGESMVEQLYRASHLPGASHALIDSLCGRLGHRLQAGFGEKVNQPAWLAWGRQATNPPLENADLWLQEMPNAHLDVFDGCRNLPHVERPAKFAAALTAFIERQRFAA, via the coding sequence ATGGCGCGCTCCGCCAACCAGGAATCCCGGCGCTTGATCAGGAAGCGTCTGACGAACGGCCTCGTGATCGGCGGCATCGCGCTAGGGGCCCCGGCCCTGTTCAACGCGATCGTGGCGCGCAAGGCGGGTCGCCTGCCTCGGCCCCGATGGGGTTCCACCCGCCACATCGAGGTCGACGGCCGCCGCGTGGCCTTCGTCCACCTTGAGTCACCAAGCCGCGGCGGCAAGCCGCCAATGGTCCTGCTCCACACGTTCGGCCCCGGGCACACCGGCCTGCTATGGCGCGAGACCGCCGAACGCCTGGCCCGAAGCCACGACTGCTTCGTGCCCGACTGGCTCGGCTGGGGCGACTCGGAACGGACGAACCGGCGTTACACCGCCGAGCTCTACATCGACCTGCTCGGCCGGTTCCTTCAGGAAGTCGTCGGCGAACGCGCCGTGCTCGTCGCCCCTCACCGCGCCGCCGCCTACGCTGTCGAGGCCGCCCTGAACGTCCCGGACCTGGTCGCCGCCCTGGCCCTCGTCGGGCCTCAGGGCATCGGCGCCGAGGTCACCGACGAACGCAGCGACCCGGTGATTCACGCGCTGCTCCGGGCGCCGGTACTCGGCAGGTCGGCGCTCAACCTGGTGACCGGCGAGCGGGCGCTCGAGACCCACCTCCGACGCGAGACCCTGTTCGGCGCCGAGGGCCTGGGAGAGTCCATGGTCGAGCAGCTCTACCGTGCGAGCCACCTCCCCGGCGCCAGCCACGCCCTGATCGACTCGCTCTGCGGCCGGCTCGGTCACCGCCTGCAGGCCGGCTTCGGCGAGAAGGTCAACCAGCCGGCATGGCTGGCGTGGGGCCGCCAGGCGACCAACCCACCGCTCGAGAACGCCGACCTCTGGCTACAGGAAATGCCGAACGCCCACCTGGACGTTTTCGACGGCTGCCGCAACCTGCCCCACGTCGAACGACCGGCCAAGTTCGCGGCGGCGCTGACGGCGTTCATCGAGCGCCAGCGCTTCGCCGCCTGA
- a CDS encoding 23S rRNA (pseudouridine(1915)-N(3))-methyltransferase RlmH — protein sequence MPFEIVVAWVGRRREPWETLCGDYRQRIERFVPVRELVVRPARGDDRTRLRLEGKAIRSALPADAWTVCLDRTGRRLSSTSLATEVGRLRSEWRRPVVWIVGSDLGLDRNLLSSCRLRLSLGPLTLAHELARLTLYEQIYRAFTILEGINYHRRPFY from the coding sequence GTGCCGTTCGAGATAGTGGTTGCCTGGGTGGGTCGCCGGCGGGAGCCCTGGGAGACGCTCTGCGGCGACTATCGGCAGAGGATCGAGAGGTTCGTGCCGGTGCGGGAACTGGTCGTTCGCCCCGCCCGCGGGGACGACCGGACTCGACTGCGGCTCGAAGGGAAGGCAATCCGCTCCGCTCTGCCGGCGGACGCCTGGACGGTCTGTCTCGATCGGACCGGACGGCGACTCAGTTCGACGAGCCTCGCGACCGAGGTGGGGCGACTGCGCTCGGAATGGCGGCGCCCCGTCGTGTGGATCGTGGGGTCGGACCTGGGACTCGACCGCAACCTCCTGAGTTCGTGCCGTCTCCGGCTCTCTCTGGGGCCGCTCACGCTCGCTCACGAACTCGCCCGACTGACTCTTTATGAGCAGATTTACAGAGCGTTCACCATCCTCGAGGGAATCAACTATCATCGGCGCCCGTTTTACTGA
- a CDS encoding TraR/DksA family transcriptional regulator has product MRRIQVANADEASRTDGSNDIREAAAAAARELAAARSAARKAKAAASRKAASAERAAKAASEKKAAAQRAAREEKAGAAAAARAGKTAATRKDAAAAAEKEASARRAAAKKAERTAVAERAAATRAAEVAAARVAAAKQAAADRKSTAALAVKTAKEAEAAKAANELAVKKAAESKEKAGKAASEAALREREAAKADREAGATAEAAARGREEAAARKKAAGQSGRLAATTGSAAARAAKLLADRKSAAQAAVRDASAKGVAARKLARTSVSRAAASEKAAKAAQAAKAAFRDAARAAAAAEKLVAKAEAAEKAAAEKAAEHEAAPPEEVQVESATKPAKRQPARKKAARRKPQPRKPPTLLLRPQRANGDGASGARRRNAAVDFDWVRERLEEKRRELFGRYNRDLTAGLKASTGEGAEDLVDRANHAYSRELNFSLSDSDGILLNRIVEATARLDDGTFGICVHCSNELGRARLEAVPWAPYCVDCQELEEKGRLPADE; this is encoded by the coding sequence GTGCGGAGGATTCAGGTGGCAAACGCGGACGAGGCTTCTCGAACCGACGGATCGAACGACATCAGGGAGGCGGCCGCTGCCGCGGCGCGAGAGCTCGCGGCGGCCCGGTCGGCGGCCAGGAAGGCGAAGGCTGCTGCGTCCCGCAAGGCCGCCTCGGCGGAGCGGGCTGCGAAAGCTGCGTCGGAGAAGAAGGCGGCGGCGCAGCGGGCGGCTCGGGAAGAGAAAGCCGGCGCCGCTGCCGCGGCCAGAGCCGGAAAGACCGCCGCGACCAGGAAGGATGCGGCCGCTGCCGCGGAGAAAGAGGCGTCGGCGCGGCGTGCGGCGGCAAAGAAGGCCGAGCGGACGGCGGTTGCTGAACGGGCAGCGGCGACCAGGGCGGCCGAAGTCGCCGCTGCGCGCGTTGCCGCGGCGAAGCAGGCGGCAGCCGACAGGAAGAGCACCGCCGCGCTCGCCGTGAAGACGGCGAAAGAGGCAGAAGCGGCGAAGGCCGCCAACGAGTTGGCGGTCAAGAAGGCGGCGGAGTCGAAGGAGAAGGCCGGCAAGGCCGCGAGCGAGGCCGCGCTTCGCGAGCGGGAAGCCGCCAAGGCTGATCGCGAGGCCGGGGCGACCGCCGAAGCCGCGGCCAGGGGCCGTGAGGAAGCGGCCGCCAGGAAGAAGGCCGCCGGGCAGTCCGGCCGGCTGGCGGCCACGACCGGCAGTGCCGCGGCCAGGGCCGCCAAACTTCTGGCCGATCGCAAGTCCGCGGCGCAGGCGGCTGTCAGGGATGCTTCCGCCAAGGGCGTCGCCGCCAGGAAGCTGGCCCGAACCTCCGTCTCCAGGGCGGCGGCCTCAGAGAAGGCCGCGAAGGCAGCGCAAGCGGCGAAGGCCGCTTTCAGGGACGCCGCTCGGGCCGCCGCGGCGGCGGAGAAACTGGTGGCGAAGGCAGAGGCCGCCGAGAAGGCGGCCGCGGAGAAGGCAGCCGAGCACGAGGCGGCGCCGCCCGAGGAAGTCCAGGTCGAATCCGCGACAAAGCCGGCGAAGAGACAGCCCGCCCGGAAGAAGGCCGCGCGCAGGAAGCCGCAGCCGAGAAAGCCGCCGACGCTGCTGCTGCGGCCGCAGCGCGCCAATGGCGATGGCGCCTCGGGCGCTCGGAGAAGGAACGCGGCTGTCGACTTCGATTGGGTGCGCGAACGGCTCGAAGAGAAGCGGCGGGAGCTCTTCGGCCGCTACAACCGCGATCTCACCGCCGGCCTCAAGGCGTCGACCGGCGAGGGCGCGGAGGACCTCGTCGACCGGGCGAATCATGCCTACAGCCGGGAGTTGAACTTCTCGCTCTCGGACAGCGACGGCATTCTGCTCAACCGGATCGTCGAAGCGACGGCCCGGCTGGACGACGGCACGTTCGGCATCTGCGTCCACTGCAGCAACGAGTTGGGCCGCGCCAGGCTGGAGGCGGTGCCGTGGGCGCCCTACTGCGTCGACTGTCAGGAACTCGAAGAGAAGGGCCGGCTCCCCGCAGACGAGTGA
- a CDS encoding thymidine kinase, whose protein sequence is MIREQGASDGGCIEVITGGMFSGKSEELLRRLRRALIARQRVQVFRIVTDTRDGEVDVLTTRDNRSLSAETVASSDEMREKLTLGVEVVGIDEAQFFDAGLVGLATELADLGVRVIVAGLDLDFRRRPFGPIPELMAIAEYVDKMHAVCVRCGAAAQYSLRIAGGDQQVLVGDVETYEARCRRCYSSSEEIGEVRAS, encoded by the coding sequence ATGATCCGGGAACAGGGCGCCAGCGACGGCGGCTGCATCGAAGTCATCACCGGCGGCATGTTCTCGGGCAAGAGCGAGGAACTGCTGCGCCGGCTCCGCCGCGCGCTGATCGCCCGCCAGCGCGTCCAGGTGTTCCGGATCGTGACGGACACCCGGGATGGCGAGGTCGACGTGCTGACCACCCGGGACAATCGGAGCCTGTCCGCGGAGACGGTGGCTTCGAGCGACGAGATGCGCGAGAAGCTGACACTGGGCGTGGAAGTCGTCGGCATCGACGAGGCTCAGTTCTTCGACGCTGGCCTGGTCGGGCTGGCGACGGAACTGGCCGACCTGGGCGTGCGGGTGATCGTCGCCGGGCTCGACCTCGACTTCCGGCGCCGCCCGTTCGGGCCGATTCCCGAACTGATGGCGATTGCCGAGTACGTCGACAAGATGCACGCGGTGTGCGTCCGCTGCGGGGCCGCCGCCCAGTACTCGCTGCGGATCGCTGGCGGTGACCAGCAGGTCCTGGTCGGGGACGTGGAGACCTACGAGGCCCGCTGTCGCCGTTGTTACAGCTCGTCCGAGGAGATCGGCGAAGTCCGAGCCAGCTAG
- a CDS encoding zinc metallopeptidase, with product MIFDPMYFVFLAPGLLLSLWASFRVKRAFKKYSKVRSVTGMTGAQAAQRLLAYAGITDVQVVATRGRLSDHYNPVTKKLALSEQVYGSNSVAAIGIACHEAGHAIQHAKNYAPLWLRSTLVPMAGIGSNIGYFVMFFGLILGSMGMFLVGVVMFSAVVLFQLVTLPVEFDATARAKRLAVDQGLILQTERVGMDRVLNAAALTYVAAAVSSLLTLLYFLMRAGLLGGRD from the coding sequence ATGATCTTCGATCCCATGTACTTCGTCTTTCTGGCGCCGGGCCTGCTGCTGTCCCTGTGGGCCAGCTTCCGGGTCAAGCGGGCGTTCAAGAAGTACTCCAAGGTGCGCTCGGTGACCGGCATGACCGGGGCGCAGGCGGCGCAGCGCCTGCTTGCCTACGCCGGCATCACAGACGTCCAGGTGGTCGCCACCCGTGGCCGGCTGTCCGACCACTACAACCCCGTGACGAAGAAGCTCGCCCTGTCCGAGCAGGTGTACGGCTCGAACTCGGTGGCCGCGATCGGCATCGCCTGCCACGAGGCCGGACACGCGATCCAGCACGCCAAGAACTACGCGCCGCTGTGGCTGCGGTCGACTCTCGTGCCGATGGCCGGCATCGGCAGCAACATCGGCTACTTCGTCATGTTCTTCGGCCTGATCCTCGGCTCGATGGGGATGTTTCTGGTCGGCGTCGTCATGTTCTCGGCGGTCGTCCTCTTCCAGCTCGTCACGTTGCCGGTGGAGTTCGACGCCACGGCGCGCGCGAAGCGCCTGGCCGTGGACCAGGGACTGATCCTGCAGACGGAGCGGGTGGGGATGGACCGGGTGCTGAACGCTGCCGCCCTGACCTACGTCGCCGCGGCCGTTTCCTCGTTGCTGACCCTGCTGTACTTCCTGATGCGGGCCGGGCTGCTGGGCGGGCGGGACTAG
- a CDS encoding alpha/beta hydrolase: MPPITPLELKGTAGALQAELLEPDATPSFVATVAHPHPLYGGDMDNHVVASAANAVVELGGAALRFNFRGTGGSEGRHDAGRGETDDLAACEQELRSRFPRLPRIGIGYSFGAVVTMARLPQAKEAQDLPGGLLLIAPPLTHYDFEAAASASVPVAVVYGQLDTFTTDAMIRRLPKRWPTLGACLEVSGAGHDLSSPDLGATIRQALQSLLPG; this comes from the coding sequence ATGCCTCCCATCACACCTCTCGAACTGAAGGGCACCGCCGGGGCGCTCCAGGCCGAACTGCTCGAGCCGGATGCGACGCCGTCCTTCGTCGCGACGGTGGCGCATCCCCATCCGCTCTACGGCGGTGACATGGACAACCACGTCGTCGCAAGCGCCGCCAACGCCGTGGTCGAACTCGGGGGCGCAGCGCTTCGTTTCAACTTCCGGGGCACCGGCGGCAGCGAGGGACGCCACGACGCCGGCCGCGGCGAAACCGACGACCTGGCCGCCTGCGAGCAGGAGCTCCGCAGCCGCTTCCCGCGGCTGCCACGCATCGGCATCGGCTATTCCTTCGGGGCCGTCGTCACGATGGCGCGCCTGCCGCAGGCGAAGGAGGCGCAGGATCTGCCCGGCGGGCTCCTGTTGATCGCGCCGCCGCTGACGCACTACGACTTCGAGGCTGCCGCCAGCGCCTCGGTGCCCGTCGCCGTGGTCTACGGCCAGCTCGACACGTTCACGACGGACGCGATGATCCGCCGGCTGCCGAAGCGCTGGCCCACCCTGGGTGCATGCCTGGAAGTCTCCGGCGCCGGCCACGACCTCTCCTCGCCGGATCTGGGTGCGACGATCCGGCAGGCGCTGCAGAGCCTGCTTCCCGGCTAG